The DNA sequence CGCCGCTTGTTCGCGCGGCGTATTTTCCAACTCCTGAATGATGCGACTGCCGATCACTACCGCGTCGGACAACGATCCGATCGCCTTGGCCGTTGCCGCATCGCGAATGCCGAAGCCGACGCCGACCGGCACGCGTACATGTTTCTTAATTGCAGGGACTTTCTGCGCCACGGCATCCAAGTCCAGATGCCCCGAACCGGTCACTCCTTTCAGGGACACGTAATAGACATAGCCGCTGGCGATTTTCCCGACCTGCTCGATGCGCTCGTCGGTCGAGGTTGGAGCCAAGAGAAAAATCGGGTCCAATCCGTTTTCCTTCATGCGCGCGGCGAATTCTTCACACTCTTCCGGCGGATAGTCCACCACGAGCACGCCGTCGACACCCGCCTGTTTGGCGGCGTCGATGAAGGCATCCGCGCCCATGTGCTCGATCGGATTGGCGTACCCCATCAGCACCACCGGCGTAGTCTGGTTCGTGCCGCGGAATTCGCGCACGAACTGGAGCACGTGGCGCATGCCGACGCCGTTGGCCAGGGCCCTTTCCGATGCGCGCTGGATGACCGGACCGTCCGCCATCGGGTCCGAGAATGGCACGCCGAGCTCGATGATGTCAGCACCGCCGGCAACCAGCGCATGCATCAACGGCACGGTCAGCTCGGGAGCGGGGTCACCGGCGGTAATGAACGGGATCAGGCCTTTTTTGTTTTTCTCTGCCAGGGCAGACAAGGTGGATTGAATTCTGGACATGGGCGGTTTGCCTTGGATTCGCTTTCGTTGCGCCGCTCCGGCCTGCGCCGGAACGACACCTGCTTTTAAACGTGGTGGATGTGGCCGACGGGACCTAGAACTTTTTCTTCATACGTTCGGCGACGGTGTGCATATCCTTGTCGCCGCGGCCGGACAGATTCGCCAGGACGATCCTGTCTTTCGGCAGAGTCGCCGCGAACTTGGCGGCATAGGCCAGCGCGTGACTGGATTCCAAGGCCGGGATGATGCCCTCGATGCGGCAGCAATTGTGGAATGCCTCGATCGCTTCATCGTCCGTGATCGACACGTATTGCGCCCGACCGGAATCCTTGAGGTAGGCATGCTCCGGACCGACGCCCGGGTAATCGAGGCCAGCCGACACCGAATGCGTTTCGATGATCTGTCCGTCCTCGTTCTGCAGCAGGTAGGTGCGGTTGCCGTGCAAGACACCCGGCGAGCCGGCGATCAGCGAAGCGGAATGCCTGCCGGTTTCCAGCCCCTCACCTGCAGCCTCGACGCCGACCAGCTGCACATCCTTGTAATCGATATAAGGATAGAAGATACCCATCGCATTCGAGCCGCCGCCGATGCAGGCCACCACGTAATCCGGCTGGCGCCCGGCCATTTCCGGCATCTGCACCAGACACTCCTTGCCGATCACCGACTGGAAATCGCGCACCATCATCGGATACGGGTGCGGGCCGGCCACCGTGCCGATGATGTAGAAAGTGTTTTCGACATTGGTGACCCAGTCGCGCATCGCTTCGTTCAACGCGTCCTTCAGGGTCTTGGAACCGGACTCGACCGGCACGACCTTGGCGCCCAACAGCTCCATGCGGTACACGTTCTGCACCTGGCGTTTGACGTCTTCGGCGCCCATGTAGACCACGCATTCCAGGCCGAAGCGCGCGCAGATGGTGGCAGTCGCCACGCCATGCTGGCCGGCGCCGGTTTCGGCGATCACGCGTGGCTTGCCCATGCGCTTGGCGAGCAAGGCCTGGCCGATCACGTTGTTGATCTTATGCGCACCGGTATGGTTGAGGTCTTCGCGCTTGAAGTAGATTTGCGCGCCACCCATCATTTCCGACCAGCGCCTGGCGTGATAGATCGGGCTGGGGCGGCCGACGAAATGCTTCAGCTCGTTGTCGAATTCAGCCAGGAACTCCGGATCGTTGCGAAAGTGCGCATACCCCTCCTTCAGCTGTGTCAAAGCGTGGGTCAGGGTTTCGGAAACGAAGCTGCCGCCGTAAGGGCCGAAATGCCCTCTTGAATCCGGCAGGTTGTAGCGTGCGGCCTGCTGAATCGCCGTGTGCTGCACGGATTGGCGCTCGGCGTAGTGTTCGAGCGGGTTCAATTCTTTCATGGTCGTTCTCTTCTATTCATCCAGTGATGCATCCGCCTGGCGTACCGCGCGGATGAAGGCTGTGATCCTTGCCGGATCCTTGACACCCTTGGCCTGTTCGACGCCGCTGCTGACGTCGACCGCGTAAGGGCGCACGCGACGCATGGCGTCAGTGACGTTTTGCACGCTCAAGCCACCACTCAAAACGACCCGAGGCGCGAGCTCTTTTGGAATGAGGGACCAATCGAAAACCTTTCCACCGCCGCCATAACCATCCACGAAAGCATCAAGCAGCAAACCGCTAAACAAGGTGCTGGCGGCACGATAACTTTGCTCGTATTTTAGCAAATCGGCGCCCGACATATCGGCAGATACTCGAAGCGCGCGGGTAAACGGCCGATTCACGAGCTTGGCTATTTCACAACATTGTTCAACCGTTTCATCGCCGTGAAACTGCAACTGGGAGACCGGAGCTCGCGCAACGATTTGCTGCACGTCCTCCGGTCTGGCATTCACGAACAAGCCGACAGCCGCGACATAGGGCGGAACAGACGCGATCAATTCGGCTGCCACCTCCGGCGTCACGTAGCGCGGGCTTTTTTCATAAAACACCAGGCCGATCGCATCGGCTCCGGACGTGACCGCCGTTTGCACGTCTTCAACACGGCTCAAGCCGCAAATCTTGATTCGGGTACGGGAATTCATCAAGGTAGCTCAAATTGAATTTGCAGCAACTCAGGCATGCGCCGGGAGCGTGGCGGGAGCCCACGGCAACGGGTTGACGGCATCGTGCGGCAGCGCCCATTTTGCATCGTAATCGATCCGCGCCAGATACAAGCCGTCCGGCATGAAGGTCGGGGCCGCACGGCTGCGGTCGCGGCATTCGAGTATCTCTTTCATCCACGAAGGAGGCTGATTGCCGTTGCCGATCACGATCAGCGAACCGACGATATTGCGCACCATGTGATGCAAAAATGCGTTGGCGCACAATGTGACGACAAGAATATCGCCCTGACGTTCAATGCGGATATCGTGCATGGTCTTGACCGGCGACTTAGCCTGGCATTCGGCCGCGCGGAATGACGAAAAATCATGCATGCCCAGCAAGTGCCGCGCCGCTTCCCGCATCGGTTCGACCTGCAACGGCCGGAACACCCATCCGGCCTTGCCCGCCAGCAGGGGTGAGCGCACCGGATGGTTGTAGATCACGTAATGGTAGGTACGCGCGACCGCGGAAAAACGTGCGTGGAAATCGTCCGGCGCCGTCGACGGCACTTCGCAGGACCAGCGCACCGCGATGGAAGGCGGCAGGAATGCGTTGACCCCGCGCACCCAGGAAAACAGTTCGCGATCGAGCCCGGTATCGAAATGCACCACCTGCTCCAGCGCATGCACGCCGGCATCGGTGCGCCCGGCGCAGGTCGTGACGATGTCGGTCAGGGTGAACTTCCTGAGCGCGTCTTGCAGCGTGTCCTGCACGGTTCCTCCGCCCGGCTGGGTCTGCCAGCCGCGCCATGGCGTTCCGTCGTACTGGACGCCGAGCACAATACGTTTCAAGTCGGCTCCGCTATGAATTCGTCAAAAACAAAACGGGCGCCCGCATCGCGTCGCGCCCGTTGATGGTTGGCTGCCAGGATTATGCGAGTTCCAGCAACAGCGACTTCGCCTTTTCGCTTTGCTCCGGCGAGCCGCCTTTCATGACCTCGTCCAGCAGTTCGCGCGCGCCTTCCTTGTCGCCAATCTCGCGGTAAGCCATCGCCAGATCCAGCTTGGTCGCCATCTCGGCGTCAACCGATGTCGTGTTCAGATCCAGCGACGGCAGTTCGTCGAGCGACTCCAATGAAGGCTCGGGCACCGCATTCGATGCGCCCGGGTTCAGGTCAAGGTTAATCCCAGACAAATCGAAGTCCAGCGGCTCGGATTCCGCGGAAGACGCCGGTTCCGCCTTCGCTTCCTCAGCAGTTGGGACCTCAGGAACTTCCGGCAATTCCGGAATGCTGAAATCCGCCGGTGCAAGCTCTTCCGCAGGCAACTCCAGCGGCGCATCCTTGGCAGAAGTTTCCTCCTGCGACTGGAATTCGAGATCGGCGATCGACGGGATCGGGTCCAGCTGCAGGTCGGCCAGAGGTTCCGGCTCGGATTGCCCCGCCGCTGCTTCCACCGGCTTGGCCGGCTCATCAAGGAAGTCGAAATCGATCGATGCCAAGTCAGCCGGCGGTTCAGCCGGTGCCGGATGCGGAATCGTGTTCGGGACTTTCGCCAGGTCCATGCCGTCCAGATCAAAGTCAAGGTCGTTCGACTCCGCCTTAGTCGCCGGCTGCTCCGGTAGCGGCGTCTCCTGCGGCAATTCAAGCGGCGCGTCCGTTTCCAGCGCGCTGTTGTTGAAGTAGGACGTGTCCGTTTCGAGCGAGCTGATATCCTCCGCCGGCACGTCTGGCTGGGTGCTCGCCAGCAGCGTGGCTAAGCCCTGATCTTTCAGCGGCTGTGTTGGGGCGATCATGCCAACGGCCGGCGCCGGGGCAGCTTCCGTCGCCTCCTTGCCGCCAGCGTACAGCGGATTGTTCGGGTCGATCGCAGCGCCCATGGATGCGGCTTGCGCCCACTCGTCGCCTTCGCCCTTGGTCAGGCCGTACAGCTCGGTCGCCAGCACCTCGAATGCGCGCAAATCCTTGCGGTTCGAGTAAATTTCCAGCAGCTTGACGCGCACCGAATGACGCTCCGGCTGCGTGCGCAGCGCCTCCTTCAGGATCTCTTCGGCCTGCGCATCGCGGCCGTAAGCGATATACACGTCGGCCTCGGCCACCGGGTCGACTTCGTTGGTATCGAGCTGCCTGGCCGACGGCGCAAAGCTGGAATTGAAGACGCTGTTGTTGGTATCGACGCTCTGGCCACCGGTCGAGCCGAACAGCGAATTGGCCTTCAGGCTCGAATCGGTGATGATGCTGTCCTCGAACTGCTTGCTCTTCCTGCGGCGCGCGCTGTAAATGCCGAGGCCGCCCAGGGCCACGAGCAATGCGCCCAGACCCGGCAGCACCAGCGGATTATCGAGCAGCCCATCGAAGAAGCTCGGTTCCGGCGCCGGCGGAGGCGGCGGAACAACGGGCTTCGGCTTTTTCGCCACGGGCGCGCTGCTTGCAGCGGGCGCAGAGGCCGCAGGTACGGATGCGGCCGGGGTCGATGCTTCGGGAGCCGATGCGGCAGGTGCAGGCGCTGCCGGCGTCTCCGCCTTGGGTTGCTCCTGTTTGCCGAGGTTCGGCGTCGCAGCCGTCGGAGCGGATGCGGCCGGCGCGGCAGGCTTAGCTTCGCCCTTTGCCGCCTCGGCCTGCTTCTGCTGCTCCGCCAGGCTCTTGTTCTTGACCTCCAGGACTTTCTGCAGGTCGGTTACATTCTTCTCGAGCTCCTTGATACGGGCGCTGGCTTCGGCGGCAGCCTTTTCCTTGGCAATCTTGTCTTCAGCCGAGGCGGCACCGGCTGCCTTGTCAGCGCCTGGAGCCGCTGCCGAATTCGACAGCTTCAATTTGTCCTTCGACTCGCTGGCGGGCGTCGGTTTTTCTTCGACCTTGGCGGTAATCTTGCCGCTGGCGCTTTGCCGGGTTTCCCCGGATTTCTGCGGCGCCGCGGTGGCGACCTGCCCCGCCAGCTTGCTGCGGTAGTTATGGAAATCCGCCGATTGCGCCACCACGATGCCGTGTGCTTCGGACTTGCCGATGCCCTGCGCCTCGCCGGCACTCGGCACGGTCAGGATTTGCCCGGCCTTGAGGCGATTCATGTTATTGCCGACGAAAGCATCGGGGTTGGCCTGATATAGCGCGACCAGCATCTGGTCGAGCGACAAGCCGCCGGTCTTGTACTGACTCGCGATCTTTGCCAGCGTATCCCCGTTCTTGACCTGGTATTCGGACAAGCCCGCTTCCCTGCTCTCCCGCGGCGCCGGCTTGGCCGCCTTGACTACCGGCTGCTTGGGCGTCGCCGGTTTTTCGGCGGCCGCGACCGGCGCAGGCTCGACGGCCGGTTGCGGCGCATTGGCGCGAGCCTGTTCGGCGCGCGGCGCAGGCGCCACCTGTGCCGCCTGCGCGGTGCGCATGTCGGGCGGGTCGAGAAGGAAGGTGTACTCGCGCACCAGGCGTCCATTCGGACCGCCCAGTTCCAGCAACATGTCGACGAACGGCTCGTTCAAAGGCTGGGTCGACGTGACATAGATGAATTGACGCCCGCCACGCTGATCCACGGAAAAGCGCAATGACGACAAGGCGGAATTAAAGTCCACCCCGGCCTGCCGGAAAGCTTCCGGAGATGCCAGTTTGGCGACCAGCGCCCCGGCCTCTTCCTTGGCCACCGAGCTGAGCTCAATTTCGGCGCGCAAAGGCTGACCAAGCGACGACAAGACCGTCAGCTTGCCCAGGCCAGCGGCATACGCATTGGAGAACAGCAGTGCCGAAGCAACTGCGGCGCTGATGGTCTTCAAATTGAGCGTACCGAACTTCTGGCGTGTGGTTGAATGCATGTTTGATGGCATAGGAGGCATTCCGTTTGCGTATCTGGTGGAGGCACAATTACCGCGCCAATTTATCATTCTTTCGGGGAACTTTCACCATATCATCATGGACTTAGGCGTGCAAGTGTAACCAACTTGCTAAGTTGCGCATGGCGCGGTGCCTTGTTAGACATAGGACTGGACGGGAAAATCACACAAAGTCAATGTTGCGCGCTGACAACGAAACTGGGGCCTGCCGGCAGTCGGTTCTATCGAACCGACTGCCGGCAGGCCCCAGCGCTTTGCTTTTACCAGCTTCCGATCAGGCGTCGAGCACGATGCGCAACATGCGGCGCAACGGTTCGGCCGCGCCCCACAGCAACTGGTCGCCGACCGTGAATGCCGACAGATACTCGCCGCCCATCTGCATCTTGCGCAGACGGCCGACCGGGATCGTCAGGCTGCCGGTGACAGCGGCCGGCGTCAGGTCCTTCATCGACGCTTCGCGCGTGTTCGGCACGACTTTCGCCCACTGGTTTGTGGCGGCGATGATGCCTTCGATCTCGTCGAGCGGCACATCCTTCTTCAGCTTGATGGTGAGCGCCTGAGAATGGCAGCGCATCGCGCCGATGCGCACGCACAGGCCGTCGACCGGAACGGCCGACTTCGCCGCCGGGCCGAACGCCTCGCCGCGGCCAAGGATCTTGTTGGTTTCTGCGCCAGCTTTCCACTCTTCGCGCGACACGCCGTTGCCGAGATCCTTGTCAATCCACGGAATCAGGTTGCCGCCGAGCGGCACGCCGAAGTTCTTGGTTTCGTCGGCAGTCAGCGCATGCTGCTTGGCCAGCACCTTGCGGTCGATTTCCAGGATCGCGGATGCCGGATCGTCCAGCAGCGCCTTGACCTCGGCGTTGATCGAGCCAAACTGGGTCAGCAGTTCGCGCATGTGCTGCGCGCCGCCGCCGGAAGCCGCCTGGTAGGTCATCGAAGTCATCCACTCGACCAGGTCGTGCTGGAACAGGCCGCCCAGGCCCATCAGCATGCACGACACGGTGCAGTTGCCGCCGACATAATTCTTCACGCCGCGCGAGAGCGCATCCTTGATCACGTTCAGGTTGACCGGGTCGAGCACGATGATGGCGTCATCCTTCATGCGCAGCGTGGAGGCCGCGTCGATCCAGTAACCGTTCCACCCGGCCGCGCGCAACTGCGGGAAAATCTCGGTGGTGTAGTCGCCGCCCTGGCAGGTAATGATGATGTCGCACTTCTTGAGCTCATCAATATTGTTGGCGTCTTTCAGCGCGGTTTCGTTTTTCGCCATTGCCGGCGCCTTGCCGCCTGCGTTGGACGTCGAAAAAAACACCGGCTCGATATGAGCGAAATCGCCCTCTTCCTGCATGCGCTGCATCAGGACCGAGCCCACCATACCGCGCCAACCCACCAGACCGACTAACTTCACGATTTTCTCCCTCAGTACATTCAAAAAACTCTGCTCATTGCGCGAGCGCCTTCACCACGGCGTCGCCCATTTCCTTCGTCCCGACCTTGGTCGTGCCTTCCTCATAGATGTCCGGCGTGCGCAAGCCCTGCGCCAGCACCTTCTTGACCGCGTTCTCGACGCGATCGGCCTGCTCCGCCTTGTTCAGCGAGAAGCGCAGCATCATTGCGGCCGACAGGATGGTTGCCAGCGGATTGGCGACGCCCTTGCCGGCGATGTCGGGTGCGGAACCGTGCGACGGCTCGTACAAGCCCTTGTTGTTCGCGTCCAGCGAAGCCGACGGCAGCATGCCGATCGAGCCGGTCAGCATCGCGGCGGCGTCGGACAGGATGTCGCCGAACATGTTGCCGGTGACGATGACGTCGAACTTCTTCGGCGCGCGCACCAGCTGCATCGCCGCGTTGTCGACATACATGTGATCGAGCGCGACGTCCGGATAATCCTTGTGCACGTCGGTCACGATGTCTTTCCAGAACTGGAAGGTTTCCAGCACGTTGGCCTTGTCGACGCTGGTCAGGCGCTTGCTGCGCTTGCGCGCTGCCTGGAACGCGACATGCGCGATGCGGCGGATTTCGGATTCGGCGTAACGCATCGTATCGAAGCCTTCGCGCTCGCCTTTGAACGGGCCGTCCGGGCATTCGCGCACGCCGCGCGGCTGGCCGAAGTAGATGTCGCCGGTCAGTTCGCGGATGATCAGGATGTCGAGGCCGGACACGACTTCCGGTTTGAGCGTCGATGCGCCGGCCAGTTCCGGATACAGGATGGCCGGACGCAGATTGGCGAACAGGTTCAGGTTCTTGCGCAGGCCGAGAATCGCCTGCTCCGGACGCAAAGCGCGCTCCAGCTTGTCGTATTTCCAATCGCCGACCGCGCCGAACAGCACCGCGTCGGCATCCTTGGCGAGCTTCAGGGTGCCATCCGGCAGCGGATGGCCGTGCGCCTCAAAGCCGGCGCCGCCGACCGGCGCGCTTTCCATTTCAAACTTTTCGTCGAGCGCGTTCAGCACGCGTGTCGCCTGCTCGATGATTTCGGGACCGATGCCGTCGCCCGGCAGAATTGCGATTTTCATTTACTCTTCTTCGTTGTCTGTTAAATCGTATTGCCCAGCCAGGGCTGTGCGGCGAGATGACGCTCTTCGAAGGCGCGGATCTTGTCCGCATGGCGCAGCGTCAGGCCGATGTCGTCCAGGCCATTCAGCAGGCAGTATTTGCGGAATGCATCCACGTCGAACGGATACGCGGCGCTGCCCTTGGGCGTGCTCACCACCTGTTTTTCCAGGTCGATCACCAGACGGTAGCCGGGAAAGGCCTTGACTTCGTTGAACAACTGGTCAACCTGCGCCTCGGACAGCACGATCGGCAGCACGCCGTTCTTGAAGCAGTTGTTGAAGAAGATATCGGCGAAGCTCGGCGCGATGATGGCGCGGAATCCGTACTGCTGCAAAGCCCACGGCGCGTGTTCGCGCGACGAGCCGCACCCGAAATTCTTGCGGGTCAACAGGATCGACGCTCCCTGGTAACGCGGCTGGTTCAGCACGAAATCCGGATTCACCGGGCGCTTGGAATTGTCCATCCCCGGCTCGCCGTGATCGAGGTAACGCCATTCGTCGAACAGGTTCGGGCCGAAGCCGGTGCGCTGAATCGATTTCAGAAACTGCTTGGGAATGATGGCGTCGGTGTCGACGTTGGCGCGATCGAGCGGCGCAACCAATCCTTCGTGTACGATAAATTTATCCATGGTCTTGATCTCACTGGAGCCCGCCGCTGCGGCAGGCACCTTGTCCTTATTTTCTCGCCGCGTTCTCGACGACTTCGCCGGCGCGCTTCACATCCTTGCCGATGCCTTCCACCGTGTTGCATCCCAACAGAATGAGCGAGGAAAACAGCAGAACGAACAGATTTTTCATTTTTTCTTTGCCTCCCTAAATCCCGCTAGCGCAGCGCGCGCACGTCGACGAAGTGCCCGGCGATGCCGGCGGCTGCCGCCATTGCCGGCGACACCAGGTGCGTGCGGCTGCCCTGCCCCTGGCGTCCCTCGAAATTGCGGTTGGACGTCGATGCGCAGCGCTCGCCCGGCTCCAGCCGGTCGGCGTTCATTGCCAGGCACATCGAGCAGCCCGGATCGCGCCATTCGAAACCGGCTTCCTTGAAGATCTTGTCGAGTCCTTCGCGCTCGGCCTGCTCCTTCACCAGGCCGGAACCCGGCACCACCAGCGCCAGCTTCACGTTCGATGCGCGGAACTTGCCGCGCACGACGGCGGCAGCGGCGCGCAAGTCTTCGATGCGCGAGTTGGTGCAGGAACCGATGAAGACCTTGTCGATGCGGATATCGGAGATCGCTGTGTTCGGCTTCAGGCTCATGTAGACCAGCGCCTTTTCCATCGCGTCGCGCTTGACCGCATCCTTTTCCTTGTCCGGATCCGGCACGCGGTCGTCGATCGCGACTACCATCTCGGGCGAAGTGCCCCAGGTGACTTGCGGCTTGATCTCGGCGGCGTTGAGCGTCACCACCATGTCGAACTTGGCGCCGGCGTCGGAATGCAGCGTGCGCCAGTATTCGACCGCGCGGTCCCAGTGCGGGCCGACCGGCGAAAACGGGCGGCCTTTCACGTAGTTGATCGTGGTGTCGTCGACCGCCACCATGCCGGCGCGCGCGCCTGCCTCGATCGCCATGTTACAGATCGTCATGCGCCCTTCCATCGACAGCGAACGGATGGTGGAGCCGGCGAATTCGATCGCGTAGCCGGTGCCGCCGGCAGTGCCGATCTTGCCGATCACGGCCAGCACGATGTCCTTGGCGGTGACGCCGAACGGCAGCGCGCCATCGACCTGCACCAGCATCGCCTTGGATTTCTTGGCCAGCAGAGTCTGGGTCGCCAACACATGCTCGACCTCCGAAGTGCCGATGCCGTGCGCCAGGCAGCCGAAGGCGCCGTGGGTGGAAGTATGCGAGTCGCCGCACACGACCGTCATGCCCGGCAGGGTGGCTCCCTGCTCCGGCCCGATCACGTGCACGATCCCCTGGCGCTTGTCGCGCATGCTGAAATAGGTTAGCCCGTACTCCTTGGTATTGGCGTCCAGCGTCTCGACCTGCAGGCGCGATACCGGATCGGCGATGCCCTGGGCGCGGCCCGTGGTCGGCACGTTGTGGTCGGCCACCGCCAGGTTGGCGGAATTGCGCCACGGCTTGCGTCCAGCCAGTTTCAGACCTTCGAATGCCTGCGGGCTGGTGACTTCATGCACCAGGTGACGATCGATATAGAGAACGGCGGTGCCATCCTCTTCGGTATGCACGACGTGCGATTCCCAGAGTTTGTCGTAGAGCGTTTGAGCCATGTTTCAAGAGCGAGCCAAAAGGATGCGCCATGCAGCGCAATACGTTGGAAAGAGTCCTTGATTATGCCATAGTGCAGCGCAAAACCGCGGCGCGCCCGGCGAAAGGCGTGCACGATCGGCCCCGGCAGAAGATTGTTAATTCTTTTTTAATCCCTACTTCTTGCGCGCCTGCTCGTAGAGCGGCATTACCCGCTGCGAATAGTTGGTCAGGTCATTCAGGCGATCTTCGCGTGACGGGTGAGTCGACAGGAACTTGATTGGCTCCGCGCCGCCGATTTGTCCCATTTTCTGCCACAGCGAGATGGCCGCGCGCGGATCGTAGCCCGCACGCGCGGCCAGCTCCACGCCCATGCGGTCGGCTTCCGATTCCTGGTTGCGCGAATGCGGCAGGCCCACCAGGCCCATATAGGCGTATTCGGCGCCCTTCTGTCCGATGTCGCCCAAGCCGAGCAATTCGGAACCGATCTGGATCAGGCTGCCCGCCACCATTTGCTCCGAAGCGCGCTCGCGCGAATGCTCGCGCAAGGCATGCGAGATTTCGTGACCGAGGACGGCGGCCAGTTCGTCGTCGGTGACATTGAGCTTATCGATCAGGCCGGTATAAACCGCAATCTTCCCTCCGGGCATGGCCCAGGCATTCACTTCCGGGGAGGTCAGCACATTGGCTTCCCAGGCCCACTGCAGGGCATCGGGACGGAAAACCGCGGTTTGGGGAATCAACCGGTTGACGATGTTGCGCACGCGCTGCACTTGGGTGGAATTTCGGTTGAGCAAGCCTTTGCTGCGTGCCTCATTCATTACCTGCGCATACTCCTGGCTGGCCGCCTGCTGGATTTCAGCGGCCGGCACTGCCATGCGCTGCTCGCGCGTCACGCCGACGGCGCCGCCTTGCGTGGTTTGCACCGTTTCGCAGGCAACCAGCGAGAGCATCACCGTCGCCGTCGCCAACTTCGATAGCAGGCTTCTCATGATCGGTTTCATTTTTTCTCCTCATGACGATGGGGTTGCCAGCGGTATGACAATGCCGCCGCCGCGGCGCCCGCCAGCGCGAACATTGCTGCCATTAAATAGACTGTTTGCGAGCCAAATGTATCCCAGAACACGCCCAAAATCAGTCCGCCCAAGGTGCCGCCCAGCCCATATGAAATGCTGGTGAATAGCGCCTGGCCGCTTGCCTGCAGCGGCCCGGAGAACCAGCGCTGCAGGGTTGCCACGGATGCCGAATGATGGGTGCCGAAGGTGGCAGCATGCATTACCTGAGCCGCCAGCAGCAAGATCAGCGACTGCGCGCCGAAGCCGATCAGCAGAAAGCGCAGCACCGCGATCAGCAGGCTGGCCATCATCAGCTTTTGCACGCCGTAGCGGCGAAAAATTGGTGCCTGGAAAAAGAAAAAGGCGATTTCCACCACCACGCCGAGCGACCACATGAGGCCGATCACCGTATTGCTGTAGCCGATCTGCGCCAGGTACAGCGAGTAGAAGACATAGAGCGACGCGTGCGCCGCGATCATCATGAAGGTCGACACAAAAAACGCCAGCACTTCGCGCCTGCGCAGCAACGCGATGACGGATGGAGCGCCGTGCGGTGCGGTGACCGGCGCCGCCTCCTGCATGCGCAGGCTGGCCACCAGCACCAGCGCGAGCAAGGATATCGAGATCCAGGGCATCAGATGGATGCCGAAGCGGTCGAGCGCTGGCCCGGCGAGCGTCACCGTCAGGATGAAGCCGACCGACCCCCACAGGCGCAGGCGGCCGTAGTGGGTAAGGTCGCCGCGCATCTCCGACAACATCAAGGCTTCCGACAACGGCGCCTGGGCGCTGGTAAACAGGTTCACCAGGACCATCACCAGGAAGAAGTGTGCAAACGTCTGGCCGACAAAGATGCCGGCGAACAGCGCGGTGGCCGCCACTGCGGTCAGCCGCAATACCGTCACTCGCTTCTGGTGGCGGTCGGCCACCCAGCCCCACAGGTTGGGACCGAAGATGCGCATGACCTGCATCAGCGACATCAACACGCCGATCTCGGCGGCGCTCATGCCCTTGCCTGAAAAATACAGGCTGGCGTACGGCGAAAACACGCCGACGTAGCCGTAGTACGCGAAGAAGAACAGAGCGAAACTGAACGACTGCTTTGGCCAGGACGGATGCTGCACGGAAGTGTGATTATGAGTGCCGCAGGCTTGGTTGTGCGGCGCGCCGTTGTCGCTCGGCCTG is a window from the Noviherbaspirillum sp. UKPF54 genome containing:
- a CDS encoding M48 family metallopeptidase, translating into MKPIMRSLLSKLATATVMLSLVACETVQTTQGGAVGVTREQRMAVPAAEIQQAASQEYAQVMNEARSKGLLNRNSTQVQRVRNIVNRLIPQTAVFRPDALQWAWEANVLTSPEVNAWAMPGGKIAVYTGLIDKLNVTDDELAAVLGHEISHALREHSRERASEQMVAGSLIQIGSELLGLGDIGQKGAEYAYMGLVGLPHSRNQESEADRMGVELAARAGYDPRAAISLWQKMGQIGGAEPIKFLSTHPSREDRLNDLTNYSQRVMPLYEQARKK
- the leuB gene encoding 3-isopropylmalate dehydrogenase encodes the protein MKIAILPGDGIGPEIIEQATRVLNALDEKFEMESAPVGGAGFEAHGHPLPDGTLKLAKDADAVLFGAVGDWKYDKLERALRPEQAILGLRKNLNLFANLRPAILYPELAGASTLKPEVVSGLDILIIRELTGDIYFGQPRGVRECPDGPFKGEREGFDTMRYAESEIRRIAHVAFQAARKRSKRLTSVDKANVLETFQFWKDIVTDVHKDYPDVALDHMYVDNAAMQLVRAPKKFDVIVTGNMFGDILSDAAAMLTGSIGMLPSASLDANNKGLYEPSHGSAPDIAGKGVANPLATILSAAMMLRFSLNKAEQADRVENAVKKVLAQGLRTPDIYEEGTTKVGTKEMGDAVVKALAQ
- the leuD gene encoding 3-isopropylmalate dehydratase small subunit, producing the protein MDKFIVHEGLVAPLDRANVDTDAIIPKQFLKSIQRTGFGPNLFDEWRYLDHGEPGMDNSKRPVNPDFVLNQPRYQGASILLTRKNFGCGSSREHAPWALQQYGFRAIIAPSFADIFFNNCFKNGVLPIVLSEAQVDQLFNEVKAFPGYRLVIDLEKQVVSTPKGSAAYPFDVDAFRKYCLLNGLDDIGLTLRHADKIRAFEERHLAAQPWLGNTI
- a CDS encoding entericidin A/B family lipoprotein, with the protein product MKNLFVLLFSSLILLGCNTVEGIGKDVKRAGEVVENAARK
- the asd gene encoding aspartate-semialdehyde dehydrogenase — its product is MVGSVLMQRMQEEGDFAHIEPVFFSTSNAGGKAPAMAKNETALKDANNIDELKKCDIIITCQGGDYTTEIFPQLRAAGWNGYWIDAASTLRMKDDAIIVLDPVNLNVIKDALSRGVKNYVGGNCTVSCMLMGLGGLFQHDLVEWMTSMTYQAASGGGAQHMRELLTQFGSINAEVKALLDDPASAILEIDRKVLAKQHALTADETKNFGVPLGGNLIPWIDKDLGNGVSREEWKAGAETNKILGRGEAFGPAAKSAVPVDGLCVRIGAMRCHSQALTIKLKKDVPLDEIEGIIAATNQWAKVVPNTREASMKDLTPAAVTGSLTIPVGRLRKMQMGGEYLSAFTVGDQLLWGAAEPLRRMLRIVLDA
- the leuC gene encoding 3-isopropylmalate dehydratase large subunit, which codes for MAQTLYDKLWESHVVHTEEDGTAVLYIDRHLVHEVTSPQAFEGLKLAGRKPWRNSANLAVADHNVPTTGRAQGIADPVSRLQVETLDANTKEYGLTYFSMRDKRQGIVHVIGPEQGATLPGMTVVCGDSHTSTHGAFGCLAHGIGTSEVEHVLATQTLLAKKSKAMLVQVDGALPFGVTAKDIVLAVIGKIGTAGGTGYAIEFAGSTIRSLSMEGRMTICNMAIEAGARAGMVAVDDTTINYVKGRPFSPVGPHWDRAVEYWRTLHSDAGAKFDMVVTLNAAEIKPQVTWGTSPEMVVAIDDRVPDPDKEKDAVKRDAMEKALVYMSLKPNTAISDIRIDKVFIGSCTNSRIEDLRAAAAVVRGKFRASNVKLALVVPGSGLVKEQAEREGLDKIFKEAGFEWRDPGCSMCLAMNADRLEPGERCASTSNRNFEGRQGQGSRTHLVSPAMAAAAGIAGHFVDVRALR